A stretch of Octopus bimaculoides isolate UCB-OBI-ISO-001 chromosome 23, ASM119413v2, whole genome shotgun sequence DNA encodes these proteins:
- the LOC106873859 gene encoding guanine nucleotide-binding protein subunit gamma → MGGPGGKKPPKDPDEEEDDPMNNPELVKIIIGQFKYQLKMDRMMVSESIKLHMEKIDEKIKTDYMIHSAPKSENIWIDSGNKSSGCLVL, encoded by the exons atgggagGCCCTGGAGGAAAAAAGCCCCCGAAAGATCCGGATGAGGAAGAAGATGACCCCATGAACAACCCTGAACTTGTGAAGATAATTATTGGGCAATTTAAATACCAATTAAAAATGGACAGGATGATGGTCTCAGAATCTATCAAGCT gcACATGGAGAAAATTGATGAGAAAATCAAGACTGATTATATGATCCATTCTGCACCAAAATCCGAAAACATTTGGATTGACAGCGGCAACAAAAGTAGTGGATGTCTTGTATTGTAA